Proteins co-encoded in one Zygotorulaspora mrakii chromosome 5, complete sequence genomic window:
- the RIX1 gene encoding Rix1p (similar to Saccharomyces cerevisiae RIX1 (YHR197W); ancestral locus Anc_4.365) yields MNTDTFPVTVIAKQLESATASEFQTLLNLLRSPDYINEKLLKSELALLITKTLALLRSSDDEKLWRGCHVSVVICSFNPLVLCSHSGQLLAAIYSKLEQKVEYYASTINTPYGTFLFETLVFAISSLWELMRDKPTLSRESLTPKLKAIIPTLISLAQYQPKFCLPLLKKLLYRSTTTFKPFASRFRQLLITKLSKGYAQYDRETQILLCENYAYLHLIRINPAQTQDEALAHHKAYLDENWRIGLFSVLSQFKPIIELCEEILQVDQDGDLKALINSLNFDSYYKEEERNEHNSLPGLKLDMNEPLTLCELPKRLNLLVDLSSAFITSSTPYAVRIPFGICINISEALLSMTRNYLPLRRDLRRDGQLTSIINTTIPQIQFCGVRFLSNICEVYAKNFLSMIPSVLSSLELFIPLKAKSTIVDLEKCSLLRKEFLQVFQLLNTLFPHMGHHFQEIDLITKLLDVALHLSEDLVLIDTFFKQQSIDKIANQPGMKKRQKKENTPGALSDLYTHSDKFNIKNIQLWHDEINFFLRSVLSNWKLPSHQQIKILKHSVCRSLKLKEQLGYIPKSFVELLRTEVLYPGNERVSVLPIAVSLMKGATDDVFDLLCHPRLPMGIIHSVNKPIAHTEESFENVSEGKYGEPFAEPQEVADESETIRGDEQLEDPPVSSKTEDPKVFIKPENVVQSKEHLTNIHETLILKKRSVDQGIDEVQIVKRLKTEEIVPKNETVAAKEELNPHASEEEDSEFEIPAIQLSDDDEEEDNEEEDDDDDEDGDDNENDNKVEDQNKD; encoded by the coding sequence atgaataCAGATACTTTTCCTGTGACAGTCATTGCCAAACAGCTTGAATCCGCAACGGCCTCTGAGTTTCAAACTTTGCTGAACTTGCTTAGATCTCCAGATTACATCAATGAGAAGCTACTGAAATCAGAATTAGCTCTTTTGATCACCAAGACTTTAGCCTTATTGCGCTCCAGTGACGATGAGAAGCTTTGGAGGGGGTGCCACGTATCAGTTGTTATTTGTTCTTTCAATCCGTTAGTTTTATGTTCTCACTCTGGTCAATTGCTTGCTGCAATCTATTCAAAGTTGGAGCAAAAAGTCGAATACTATGCTTCAACAATTAACACACCTTATGGGACCTTTTTATTCGAAACTTTGGTTTTCGCAATATCATCACTATGGGAGCTAATGAGAGATAAGCCCACACTAAGTAGAGAGAGTCTGACGCCAAAACTAAAAGCTATCATTCCAACCTTGATTTCTTTAGCACAGTACCAACCAAAATTTTGCTTacctcttttgaaaaagctgcTTTATAGGAGCACAACTACATTCAAACCCTTTGCTTCCAGATTTCGTCAACTTCTCATCACCAAACTTTCTAAAGGTTATGCCCAGTATGATAGAGAAACACAAATATTATTATGTGAAAATTATGCATATTTACATCTCATCAGGATCAACCCCGCTCAGACCCAAGATGAAGCACTAGCTCATCACAAAGCCTATCTAGATGAAAATTGGAGGATTGGATTGTTTTCTGTTTTGTCTCAGTTCAAACCGATCATTGAACTTTGTGAGGAAATTTTACAGGTGGATCAGGACGGTGATTTGAAAGCATTAATCAACAGTTTGAACTTTGATAGTTACtataaagaagaagagagaAACGAGCACAACTCCTTACCTGGATTAAAACTGGACATGAATGAGCCGCTTACCCTATGTGAACTTCCAAAAAGACTAAATTTACTGGTAGATCTCTCATCAGCATTCATAACTTCATCAACTCCTTATGCGGTTAGAATACCTTTTGGCATTTGCATCAATATCAGCGAGGCGTTACTATCCATGACAAGAAATTACTTGCCCTTGAGACGTGATTTACGCCGCGATGGGCAATTGACTTCGATTATTAACACTACAATCCCACAAATTCAGTTTTGTGGCGTGAGATTTCTTTCTAATATATGTGAGGTGTATGCCAAGAActttctttcaatgataCCGTCTGTCCTAAGTTCTTTAGAACTATTTATTCCATTGAAGGCAAAATCTACAATTGTCGATTTGGAGAAATGTTCTTTACTGAGAAAAGAGTTTCTGCAGGTTTTCCAACTGCTTAACACTTTATTTCCCCATATGGGGCATCATTTCCAGGAGATTGATCTAATTACCAAGCTGCTTGATGTTGCACTACACTTATCAGAAGACCTTGTATTAATTgatacttttttcaagcagCAATCGATAGACAAAATAGCTAACCAGCCTggaatgaagaaaaggcaaaagaaggaaaataCGCCTGGTGCACTATCAGATTTATACACGCATTCagataaattcaatattaAGAATATACAGTTATGGCATGACGAgatcaatttctttttgagaAGTGTCTTGAGTAATTGGAAGTTGCCTTCACACCAGCAaattaaaattttaaaGCATAGTGTATGCCGCTCGTTGAAACTAAAAGAGCAGCTTGGATACATTCCTAAATCGTTCGTTGAATTGCTAAGGACAGAAGTCCTATATCCTGGTAATGAACGCGTTTCGGTTTTACCAATTGCTGTCTCACTAATGAAAGGAGCCACTGATGATGTATTCGACCTCTTATGTCATCCTCGTCTACCTATGGGAATCATCCATTCCGTGAATAAACCTATTGCGCACACGGAAGAGTCCTTCGAAAACGTGTCTGAAGGCAAATATGGAGAACCATTTGCGGAACCTCAAGAAGTTGCAgatgaatcagaaacaattCGTGGTGATGAACAACTTGAGGACCCCCCTGTTTCGAGTAAGACAGAAGATCCCAAAGTATTTATCAAGCCTGAAAACGTTGTGCAATCGAAGGAACACCTGACAAACATTCATGAAACACTGAttttaaagaaaagaagCGTAGATCAAGGTATTGATGAAGTTCAAATCGTAAAACGCCTCAAAACTGAAGAAATAGTTCCCAAGAATGAGACGGTGGCTGCAAAGGAAGAACTTAATCCGCACGCAAGTGAGGAGGAGGATTCTGAATTTGAGATTCCAGCCATACAGTTGAGTGACGACGACGAGGAAGAAgacaatgaagaagaagatgatgatgatgacgaagacggagatgacaatgaaaatgataacaaagttgaagatcaaaataaagATTAA